A genomic region of Nymphaea colorata isolate Beijing-Zhang1983 chromosome 2, ASM883128v2, whole genome shotgun sequence contains the following coding sequences:
- the LOC116248395 gene encoding ATP synthase delta chain, chloroplastic-like, which produces MDALPSSSTLIGTGIRSSILAPRPNEHTVVSLRPSAFVSPSSHLASTASSFHTKPSSATRAAQQPVNNFPQSSSQYFLPSARGIHCHRAATGYAAALVDIAQLDNAIDRFADDVSRLRGLLRSSGLHAILVDPSIEGPAKKGLVRAVAGLSDLHKRLVFFLNMIIDKGKVGLVGEILKEFEKIYDELSGTMVVMVASRKKLEEEEALKIAQMVQRRNGAKKVKVKNVVNEMLHEAYAVN; this is translated from the coding sequence ATGGATGCCCTCCCGTCCTCCTCCACCCTGATAGGCACAGGTATTCGATCCTCAATCTTAGCTCCAAGACCTAATGAGCACACGGTAGTAAGCCTAAGGCCCTCAGCCTTTGTGTCACCCTCCTCTCACTTAGCTTCTACAGCTTCTTCTTTCCACACCAAGCCCTCCTCTGCCACCAGAGCAGCTCAACAACCGGTGAACAATTTCCCTCAATCTTCCTCTCAATATTTCTTACCAAGTGCTCGCGGAATCCACTGCCATAGAGCTGCCACCGGCTATGCCGCTGCCCTCGTCGATATTGCTCAACTGGACAATGCAATTGACAGGTTTGCAGATGATGTTTCCAGGCTCAGAGGCCTGCTTAGAAGCAGTGGACTGCATGCCATCTTGGTCGATCCCTCCATTGAAGGCCCGGCGAAGAAAGGTTTGGTGAGAGCGGTCGCCGGTCTCTCAGATCTTCACAAGCGTCTAGTCTTCTTCTTAAACATGATAATTGACAAGGGCAAGGTCGGTTTGGTGGGGGAAATTCTGAAGGAGTTTGAGAAGATTTATGATGAACTGAGTGGCACCATGGTTGTAATGGTTGCATCAAGGAAGAaactggaggaggaggaggctcTAAAGATAGCACAAATGGTGCAGAGGAGGAATGGTGCAAAGAAGGTCAAGGTAAAGAATGTAGTAAATGAGATGCTCCATGAAGCTTATGCCGTCAACTAG
- the LOC116249231 gene encoding salt tolerance receptor-like cytoplasmic kinase 1, which yields MALPRAAFVHFSSCAFLLVSLFAHSLASNEAFPPSSNTDRRRALFARERLPIILGLIFGSVFVALTVLMAVCFMRLRRKKPGNGKDAGDEEKETTKNGKTVGSEESVVVVVVPAKSGSEVKRMSWAEVRRITDGFASAVGEGGFSTVYRARLGGSGLGAAKVIRSSERLNREFRQELDVLLQVRHDNIVKLLGYCDETEEGVLLFELAANGNLHERLHGKKEGEVLTWQQRKSIAVGVARAIEHLHDGCDSPVVHCDIKSSNVLLDERLAPKLCDFGSARVGFSSTVLRPTASPVMGSPGYVDPYYLRTGLASKKTDIYSFGVLLLEIVTGIEPFCSETERLLTRVVADVVRDPARAPEIVDPQLTGRFDPEEARAVVSVAASCLRDQPALRPSMAEVAALLADKATAAFSVAGKLCGPSVKGEGMER from the exons ATGGCCCTCCCTCGGGCCGCCTTTGTCCATTTCTCGAGTTGCGCCTTCCTTCTCGTCTCCCTTTTCGCCCACTCCCTCGCATCAAACGAAGCCTTCCCACCGTCATCAAATACCGATAGAAGAAGAGCCCTCTTCGCTCGAGAAAGACTCCCCATCATCCTCGGCCTAATCTTCGGCTCCGTCTTCGTCGCCCTCACCGTCCTCATGGCCGTCTGCTTCATGCGCCTCAGGCGGAAGAAACCAGGGAACGGAAAGGACGCAGGGGACGAAGAGAAGGAGACCACGAAGAATGGGAAGACGGTGGGTTCCGAGGAGAGCGTCGTTGTCGTCGTCGTTCCTGCGAAATCGGGTTCGGAGGTGAAGAGAATGAGCTGGGCAGAAGTGCGGAGGATCACGGACGGATTCGCGTCGGCGGTAGGAGAGGGAGGGTTCAGCACCGTCTACCGCGCCCGCCTCGGCGGCTCCGGCCTCGGCGCGGCGAAGGTCATCAGAAGCAGCGAGCGGCTCAACAGAGAGTTCCGGCAGGAGCTGGACGTTCTCTTGCAGGTCCGCCACGACAACATTGTCAAGTTATTGGGTTACTGCGACGAAACAG AGGAAGGAGTGCTGCTGTTCGAGTTGGCGGCCAACGGAAACTTGCACGAGAGGCTACACGGGAAGAAGGAAGGCGAGGTGCTGACGTGGCAGCAGAGGAAGTCGATCGCCGTCGGAGTGGCGCGGGCGATCGAGCACCTCCACGACGGCTGCGACTCCCCCGTCGTCCACTGCGACATCAAGTCGTCCAACGTTCTACTGGACGAGCGGCTCGCGCCCAAGCTCTGCGACTTCGGCTCCGCCAGGGTCGGTTTCTCCTCCACCGTGCTGCGGCCGACCGCCTCGCCGGTCATGGGATCGCCCGGCTACGTCGACCCCTACTATCTCCGAACGGGGCTCGCGTCCAAGAAGACCGACATCTACAGCTTCGGCGTGCTCCTCCTCGAGATCGTCACCGGGATCGAGCCCTTCTGCTCCGAGACGGAGCGGCTGCTCACCCGGGTTGTCGCTGACGTCGTCAGGGACCCAGCCAGGGCCCCGGAGATCGTTGACCCGCAGCTCACAGGGAGATTCGACCCGGAGGAGGCCCGGGCGGTCGTGTCGGTGGCCGCCTCGTGCCTGAGGGACCAACCCGCATTGAGGCCGTCCATGGCGGAAGTCGCGGCACTGCTCGCCGACAAGGCCACCGCCGCCTTCTCCGTCGCCGGGAAACTGTGTGGGCCGTCGGTGAAGGGGGAAGGCATGGAGCGGTGA